One window from the genome of Vicugna pacos chromosome 23, VicPac4, whole genome shotgun sequence encodes:
- the LOC140688603 gene encoding large ribosomal subunit protein eL34-like produces MVQCLTNHRRLPYSAASNKTRLSRTPGNRVVYLYTKKVGKASKSACGVCPGRSRGVRIVRPNVLMRRSKTRKHVSRAYGGSTCAKCVCDRIKDAFLIEEQKIIVKVLKSRAESES; encoded by the coding sequence ATGGTCCAGTGTTTGACAAACCATCGTAGGCTGCCCTACAGTGCAGCCTCTAACAAAACTAGGCTGTCCCGAACCCCTGGTAACAGAGTTGTTTACCTTTATACCAAGAAAGTTGGGAAGGCATCAAAATCTGCATGTGGCGTGTGCCCAGGCCGAAGTCGAGGAGTCCGCATCGTGAGACCTAACGTTCTTATGCGACGGTCTAAAACAAGGAAGCATGTCAGCCGGGCTTATGGTGGTTCCACGTGTGCTAAATGTGTCTGTGACAGGATCAAGGATGCTTTCCTTATTGAGGAGCAGAAAATCATTGTGAAAGTGTTGAAATCACGAGCAGAGTCAGaaagctaa